In Pseudomonas oryzihabitans, the DNA window ATCGAATTCGGCCCATTCAGCGGCCATCGCCTTGGTCAGCATTTTCACGCCGCCCTTGGCGGCGGTATAGGGCGCCACGGTTGCCCGAGCCGCTTCGCTGGTGAGCGAACCGATGTTGATGATTTTGCCGCCGCGCCCGCGTGCGATCATGCGCCGCGCGGCGGCGCGGCCAACCAGAAAAGCGCTATTGAGGTTGACGTCTAGTACCCGCTGCCAGTCGGCCAGGGACACCTCAAGCAGCGGTTCCCGATGCTGGATACCGGCATTGTTGATCACGACGTCTATCTCGACGCCTTGCTCGTCCCAGGCAGCGAATGCGGCTTCGACCGCGTTTTCGTCGGCGACGTCGAAGCAGGCGCCCAGGGCATCGTGACCGCTCGCACTCAGGCGGCCCAAGGCCGCTTGCAGGCGTTGCGGCTGAGTGCCGTTGAGAATGACGCGCGCGCCCGCTTCGGCCAGGCCTTGGGCGTAGGCAAAAC includes these proteins:
- a CDS encoding SDR family oxidoreductase, whose amino-acid sequence is MASLFDLSGSTALVTGSSRGLGFAYAQGLAEAGARVILNGTQPQRLQAALGRLSASGHDALGACFDVADENAVEAAFAAWDEQGVEIDVVINNAGIQHREPLLEVSLADWQRVLDVNLNSAFLVGRAAARRMIARGRGGKIINIGSLTSEAARATVAPYTAAKGGVKMLTKAMAAEWAEFDIQCNGIGPGYILTDMNAALVENLEFDRWVKASNPTHRWGKPEELVGTAVFLAAPASRYVNGQMVYVDGGWLATL